The following coding sequences are from one Arthrobacter crystallopoietes window:
- the ispG gene encoding flavodoxin-dependent (E)-4-hydroxy-3-methylbut-2-enyl-diphosphate synthase, whose amino-acid sequence MTSVNLGMPHAPLPILAPRRKTRQIKVGSVGVGSDSPVSVQSMTTTPTTDINATLQQIAELTASGCDIVRVACPSADDAEALPIIAKKSQIPVIADIHFQPKYVYAAIDAGCAAVRVNPGNIRKFDDQVKEIAKAAKDAGVSIRIGVNAGSLDPRLMQKYGKATPEALVESAVWEASLFEEHDFHDFKISVKHNDPVVMVRAYELLAERGDWPLHLGVTEAGPAFQGTIKSATAFGALLSKGIGDTIRVSLSAPPVEEIKVGNQILQSLNLRPRKLEIVSCPSCGRAQVDVYTLADEVTAGLEGMEVPLRVAVMGCVVNGPGEAREADLGVASGNGKGQIFVKGEVIKTVPEDQIVETLIEEAMRIAEEMGETDGENAVKGSPVVNVS is encoded by the coding sequence TTGACCTCGGTCAACCTTGGAATGCCACACGCACCGCTGCCTATCCTGGCGCCGCGCCGTAAAACGCGCCAGATCAAGGTCGGCTCGGTTGGCGTGGGATCGGACTCGCCGGTCAGCGTCCAGTCCATGACCACCACGCCGACCACGGACATCAACGCCACCTTGCAGCAGATCGCCGAGCTGACGGCTTCCGGCTGCGACATCGTCCGGGTGGCCTGCCCCAGCGCCGATGACGCCGAGGCGCTGCCGATCATCGCAAAGAAGTCGCAGATCCCGGTCATTGCCGACATCCACTTCCAGCCGAAGTACGTCTACGCTGCGATCGACGCCGGCTGTGCGGCAGTCCGGGTGAACCCGGGCAATATCCGCAAGTTCGACGACCAGGTCAAGGAGATCGCCAAGGCCGCCAAGGACGCCGGAGTGTCCATCCGGATCGGCGTCAACGCCGGCTCGCTGGATCCGCGGCTGATGCAGAAGTACGGCAAGGCCACCCCGGAGGCCCTGGTGGAGTCCGCCGTCTGGGAAGCTTCGCTCTTCGAAGAGCATGACTTCCACGACTTCAAGATCTCCGTCAAGCACAATGATCCGGTAGTGATGGTCCGCGCCTACGAGCTGCTGGCGGAGCGGGGCGACTGGCCGCTGCACCTGGGCGTTACCGAGGCCGGTCCGGCCTTCCAAGGCACCATCAAATCCGCCACAGCTTTCGGTGCCCTGCTTTCCAAGGGCATCGGCGACACCATCCGTGTTTCCCTCTCGGCGCCGCCGGTAGAGGAGATCAAGGTCGGCAACCAGATCCTGCAGTCGCTGAACCTGCGTCCGCGCAAGCTGGAAATCGTGTCCTGCCCCTCCTGCGGCCGTGCCCAGGTGGATGTCTACACGCTGGCCGACGAGGTCACCGCCGGACTGGAAGGCATGGAAGTTCCGCTGCGCGTGGCTGTTATGGGCTGCGTTGTCAACGGACCCGGTGAAGCCCGCGAGGCGGACCTCGGCGTGGCCTCCGGCAACGGCAAGGGCCAGATCTTTGTGAAGGGCGAAGTCATCAAAACTGTGCCCGAGGACCAGATTGTTGAGACACTCATCGAAGAAGCAATGAGAATTGCGGAGGAAATGGGGGAGACCGATGGCGAAAATGCTGTCAAGGGTAGCCCCGTGGTTAACGTCAGCTAA
- a CDS encoding DUF4081 domain-containing GNAT family N-acetyltransferase, translated as MAKMLSRVAPWLTSANRLRTDAGCEAAAALGHAEIRVLDEGDTPRLWELVKQDPVSNVFLAAHLESAKTAAPTPSGAEILGYFADGALAGACWSGVNLVPTALTAEQGANLGQFLASSNRRTSSIFGPAEAVLGIWSSFQHNSTRPFDVRPNQPLMELRGKPAVAADPAVRFSTGADLDVLLPACVAMFEEEVGYSPMAAGGHHYRQRVRSLIDKGHSLIYREPGGEVVFKAELGNVSADAVQIQGVWMNPAYRGKGLAAAYMAAVVELSRKFAPVASLYVNDYNQRAVAAYRRVGFEQVGTFATVLF; from the coding sequence ATGGCGAAAATGCTGTCAAGGGTAGCCCCGTGGTTAACGTCAGCTAACCGGCTGCGCACGGATGCCGGCTGCGAAGCCGCGGCGGCGCTGGGGCATGCCGAAATCCGGGTCCTCGATGAAGGGGACACGCCTCGGCTTTGGGAGCTGGTGAAACAGGATCCCGTATCCAACGTGTTCCTCGCCGCGCATCTGGAATCCGCAAAAACGGCTGCGCCCACCCCCTCGGGCGCCGAAATCCTCGGCTACTTCGCCGACGGGGCTTTGGCCGGTGCGTGCTGGAGCGGGGTCAACCTAGTGCCCACTGCGCTCACCGCCGAACAGGGTGCCAACCTCGGCCAGTTTCTGGCGTCCAGCAACCGCCGGACGTCGTCCATCTTCGGCCCGGCGGAAGCCGTGCTGGGCATCTGGAGTTCCTTCCAGCACAATTCCACCCGTCCCTTCGATGTCCGGCCCAACCAGCCGCTGATGGAACTGCGTGGCAAGCCGGCGGTGGCAGCGGATCCGGCGGTCCGCTTCTCCACCGGGGCGGACCTGGACGTGCTGCTGCCGGCCTGCGTGGCCATGTTCGAAGAGGAAGTCGGCTATTCCCCCATGGCTGCCGGCGGACACCACTACCGCCAGCGGGTGCGGAGCCTGATCGACAAGGGACATTCCCTGATCTACCGCGAACCCGGCGGCGAAGTGGTTTTCAAGGCCGAGCTGGGCAACGTATCGGCCGATGCGGTGCAGATCCAGGGCGTCTGGATGAACCCGGCCTACCGTGGCAAGGGACTGGCGGCAGCGTACATGGCCGCCGTCGTCGAACTTTCGCGCAAGTTCGCCCCGGTGGCGAGCCTGTACGTCAACGACTACAACCAGCGCGCCGTTGCGGCCTACCGGCGTGTGGGCTTTGAGCAGGTCGGCACGTTCGCCACTGTGCTCTTCTAG